The stretch of DNA AGGACCTGGCGCTCAGCGTGCACCCGCATCCGACCCTCTCCGAGACGCTCATGGAGGCGGCGGACGCGGTGTTCGGCCTGAGCGTCCACGTCCACAAGCGCCGGTAGGCGCCCCGGGCTCAGGACGCCGGCGGGTGCGGCGTCACGCGCGTCCACAGGTCGTCGAAGGTGCGCGTGTCGAAGAACGCCGTGGCCTCGACCACGCGTCCCTCCCGCATGCGGAAGTACCAGGTGTAGGTGTTGCGGTACTCCTGCCCGTCGCTCGCGGTGGCGACGCCGTCGAACAGGATGATCACCATGTCGCCGTCCGCCCAGACGCCGCGCACGGTGGGCTT from bacterium encodes:
- a CDS encoding nuclear transport factor 2 family protein yields the protein MADTPHDETSNKALVTAAFDRWRERTGSPFELLDADASWTIVGSSPLSKTYTRKDFLEQVIGPFNARVSVPLKPTVRGVWADGDMVIILFDGVATASDGQEYRNTYTWYFRMREGRVVEATAFFDTRTFDDLWTRVTPHPPAS